The bacterium genome segment GCTGCTCATCGTGGATGACGAGAAAAACCTGAGACTGCTGTACAAGACCGAGTTCGAGGCCGAGGGCTATCAGGTGGACACGGCCGGGGACGCTCACGAGGCGCTCAAGATGTTCGAGCACGAGCGCTACGACCTGGTCGTGCTGGACATCAAGATGCCGGGCATGGACGGCCTCGAGGCCCTGGGCAAGTTCCTCGGCCGCGACAACAAGCTCCCGGTGATCATCAACAGCGCCTACGACTCGTACAAGGATAATTTCATGAGCTGGGCCGCCGACAGCTATGTCATCAAGAGCAGCGACCTCACCGAGCTGAAGCTGAAAATAAAGGAAGCCCTGGGCGAAAGCCTCTACCAGTTC includes the following:
- a CDS encoding response regulator produces the protein MKKLLIVDDEKNLRLLYKTEFEAEGYQVDTAGDAHEALKMFEHERYDLVVLDIKMPGMDGLEALGKFLGRDNKLPVIINSAYDSYKDNFMSWAADSYVIKSSDLTELKLKIKEALGESLYQF